In one Acanthochromis polyacanthus isolate Apoly-LR-REF ecotype Palm Island chromosome 20, KAUST_Apoly_ChrSc, whole genome shotgun sequence genomic region, the following are encoded:
- the map7d2b gene encoding MAP7 domain-containing protein 2 isoform X2, whose product MKQSSQRERAIEVESVWQRERGEGGVSWTARWERERERESGRAREESVVPRGSGREEEQLLYYVSLSRRAPATASRRRNRRVLPGATEGRGCCGMQAVTMAQPSLSASPGVRRRSDGSVRECLFFPVSERNEQERLEALVRRRGGGAERRGGGGAGGGGGGGGEDQDHLDHRPKRWTWGGPPDGVEGNPKTPPCHAIGSAQPNELPAASSASQSRNVADFLSPPTMDQPINKQLSNSSAALHSPERVSFVSQRIASPSNHRPYRSSSNRRSIAGFPEETSRARTPTGESPSTPVRSSSFRANSKGPATPKRVRSNRSRAQSPCSPGQYPPSPLRQRATTPDDRGHADPKGHGTLERKANKCEGSEKKIPKSTSRELNAESPGTPTGRSVGGTMDAEEASRLLAERRRLARIQKEQEERQRQEEERLRAEEEQRRLQEARERQERAARQAEEERARREEERRTKEEEERRQKEQRWKDMQDQLDREREEAFLRAQKEAERKRQERELLHIQEEQERQQRKKRIEEIMKRTRKSEVEPPSAASASEGRAEAAVASEDDAPTPAEAPAITLGPLESKSCVDELSDGVQSMDVSPVSRDEQASAQEFSPVTEGTDGCPLEHLMDLDAPGRGQRSGAETPPYPRLQAGSGVGDLNKNLLIQAYNAASESSQLIHSIGPSKLDVQ is encoded by the exons ATGAAACAGTCGTCACAGAGGGAGAGGGCGATCGAGGTAGAGAGTGtatggcagagagagagaggggagggaggggtgagTTGGACTGCgaggtgggagagagagagagagagagagagcggcaGAGCGAGGGAGGAATCGGTGGTACCTAGAGGGAGcggcagagaggaggagcagctgcTGTATTATGTATCACTGAGCCGTCGAGCGCCGGCGACCGCCAGCAGACGCCGAAACAGACGAGTGCTGCCGGGGGCGACGGAGGGGCGAGGCTGCTGCGGTATGCAGGCGGTTACCATGGCGCAGCCGTCTCTGAGCGCATCGCCCGGCGTCCGTCGCCGTAGCGATGGCTCGGTAAGAGAGTGTCTGTTCTTCCCTGTCTCCGAACGCAACGAGCAGGAGAGGCTGGAGGCCCTGGTTCGCCGGAGAGGAGGGGGCGCTgagagacgaggaggaggaggagcaggaggaggaggaggaggaggaggggaggaccAGGACCACCTGGATCACAGGCCCAAACGGTGGACGTGGGGAGGACCGCCTGATGGAGTGGAGG GTAACCCTAAGACCCCGCCCTGCCATGCCATTGGCTCCGCTCAGCCCAATGAGCTTCCTGCTGCTTCCAGTGCCAGCCAATCCCGTAACG TCGCTGACTTCTTGTCTCCGCCCACGATGGATCAGCCAATCAACAAGCAGCTTTCCAACTCTTCAGCCGCCCTGCACTCGCCAGAGAGAG TGTCTTTTGTGTCCCAACGAATAGCTTCCCCCAGCAACCACAGACCGTACAGGAGTTCCTCCAACCGCAGGAGCATCGCTGGGTTCCCCGAAGAGACGTCCAGGGCCAGAACGCCCACG GGGGAGTCTCCCAGCACACCGGTCCGTAGTTCTTCCTTCAGGGCCAACAGCAAGGGCCCGGCCACACCCAAACG GGTGAGGTCCAACAGGAGTCGGGCCCAGTCTCCATGCTCGCCGGGTCAGTACCCTCCATCCCCGCTCCGGCAGAGAGCCACCACCCCCGACGACAGGGGCCACGCCGACCCCAAAGGACACGGCACCCTGGAGAGGAAAGCCAACAAATGTGAGGGCTCTGAGAAGAAGATCCCCAAATCCACCAGCAGAGAACTGAACGCAG AGTCTCCAGGAACGCCCACCGGCCGGAGCGTCGGCGGGACGATGGATGCCGAGGAGGCGTCCAGACTGCTGGCGGAGAGACGCCGTCTGGCCCGAATAcagaaggagcaggaggagaggcaacggcaggaggaggagag GCTGAGGGccgaggaggagcagaggaggctGCAGGAGGCCAGAGAGAGGCAGGAGAGGGCAGCtcgacaggccgaggaggagagAGCGAGacgagaggaggagaggaggaccaaggaggaggaggagagacggCAGAAGGAGCAGAGGTGGAAGGACATGCAGGACCAGCTGGACAGAGAG cgGGAGGAGGCCTTCCTGCGAGCCCAGAAGGAGgcggagaggaagaggcaggaGAGGGAGCTGCTGCACAtccaggaggagcaggagaggcaGCAGAGGAAGAAG agaattGAGGAGATCATGAAGAGAACAAGGAAGAGTGAAGTGGAGCCTCCATCTGCTGCTTCAG CGTCTGAGGGTCGAGCCGAAGCCGCCGTCGCCTCCGAGGACGACGCTCCGACTCCGGCCGAAGCTCCCGCCATCACGCTGGGACCCCTGGAGAGTAAGAGCTGCGTGGACGAGCTGTCTGACGGAGTCCAGTCCATGGACGTCAG TCCGGTGTCCAGGGACGAGCAGGCGAGCGCTCAGGAGTTCTCGCCGGTCACCGAGGGAACGGACGGCTGCCCCCTGGAGCACCTGATGGACCTGGACGCCCCCGGGAGAGGGCAGCGGTCCGGAGCAGAGACGCCCCCTTACCCCAGGCTGCAGGCCGGCAGCGGGGTGGGAGACCTCAACAAGAACCTGCTGATCCAAGCGTACAACGCCGCCTCCGAGTCGTCCCAGCTCATCCACAGCATCGGGCCGAGCAAGCTGGACGTCCAGTAG
- the map7d2b gene encoding MAP7 domain-containing protein 2 isoform X4: MTQVAPSRADMTALVPPPDPLLTNRHASPARSPSNHRSPPGSRAHLGKERREDKEKTQELSEVLRDKERRAQQQLERCAEQRGRKMEEQRRKEQHRRAAAEEKRRQQQEADKERLEALVRRRGGGAERRGGGGAGGGGGGGGEDQDHLDHRPKRWTWGGPPDGVEGNPKTPPCHAIGSAQPNELPAASSASQSRNVADFLSPPTMDQPINKQLSNSSAALHSPERVSFVSQRIASPSNHRPYRSSSNRRSIAGFPEETSRARTPTGESPSTPVRSSSFRANSKGPATPKRVRSNRSRAQSPCSPGQYPPSPLRQRATTPDDRGHADPKGHGTLERKANKCEGSEKKIPKSTSRELNAESPGTPTGRSVGGTMDAEEASRLLAERRRLARIQKEQEERQRQEEERLRAEEEQRRLQEARERQERAARQAEEERARREEERRTKEEEERRQKEQRWKDMQDQLDREREEAFLRAQKEAERKRQERELLHIQEEQERQQRKKRIEEIMKRTRKSEVEPPSAASASEGRAEAAVASEDDAPTPAEAPAITLGPLESKSCVDELSDGVQSMDVSSPSVSISPVSRDEQASAQEFSPVTEGTDGCPLEHLMDLDAPGRGQRSGAETPPYPRLQAGSGVGDLNKNLLIQAYNAASESSQLIHSIGPSKLDVQ, from the exons ATGACCCAGGTGGCTCCGAGCCGTGCTGACATGACAG CGCTGGTCCCGCCTCCTGATCCGCTGCTCACCAACCGGCACGCGTCTCCTGCTCGATCACCGTCCAATCACAGGAGCCCTCCAG GCTCACGGGCGCATTTAGGAAAAGAGCGACGGGAGGACAAAGAGAAGACTCAAG AGCTGTCCGAGGTGCTGCGGGATAAGGAGCGTCGTgcgcagcagcagctggagcgcTGTGCCGAGCAGCGAGGCAGGAAGATGGAGGAGCAGCGGAGGAAGGAGCAGCATCGCAGGGCGGCGGCCGAGGAGAAGAGGCgacagcagcaggaggcggACAAG GAGAGGCTGGAGGCCCTGGTTCGCCGGAGAGGAGGGGGCGCTgagagacgaggaggaggaggagcaggaggaggaggaggaggaggaggggaggaccAGGACCACCTGGATCACAGGCCCAAACGGTGGACGTGGGGAGGACCGCCTGATGGAGTGGAGG GTAACCCTAAGACCCCGCCCTGCCATGCCATTGGCTCCGCTCAGCCCAATGAGCTTCCTGCTGCTTCCAGTGCCAGCCAATCCCGTAACG TCGCTGACTTCTTGTCTCCGCCCACGATGGATCAGCCAATCAACAAGCAGCTTTCCAACTCTTCAGCCGCCCTGCACTCGCCAGAGAGAG TGTCTTTTGTGTCCCAACGAATAGCTTCCCCCAGCAACCACAGACCGTACAGGAGTTCCTCCAACCGCAGGAGCATCGCTGGGTTCCCCGAAGAGACGTCCAGGGCCAGAACGCCCACG GGGGAGTCTCCCAGCACACCGGTCCGTAGTTCTTCCTTCAGGGCCAACAGCAAGGGCCCGGCCACACCCAAACG GGTGAGGTCCAACAGGAGTCGGGCCCAGTCTCCATGCTCGCCGGGTCAGTACCCTCCATCCCCGCTCCGGCAGAGAGCCACCACCCCCGACGACAGGGGCCACGCCGACCCCAAAGGACACGGCACCCTGGAGAGGAAAGCCAACAAATGTGAGGGCTCTGAGAAGAAGATCCCCAAATCCACCAGCAGAGAACTGAACGCAG AGTCTCCAGGAACGCCCACCGGCCGGAGCGTCGGCGGGACGATGGATGCCGAGGAGGCGTCCAGACTGCTGGCGGAGAGACGCCGTCTGGCCCGAATAcagaaggagcaggaggagaggcaacggcaggaggaggagag GCTGAGGGccgaggaggagcagaggaggctGCAGGAGGCCAGAGAGAGGCAGGAGAGGGCAGCtcgacaggccgaggaggagagAGCGAGacgagaggaggagaggaggaccaaggaggaggaggagagacggCAGAAGGAGCAGAGGTGGAAGGACATGCAGGACCAGCTGGACAGAGAG cgGGAGGAGGCCTTCCTGCGAGCCCAGAAGGAGgcggagaggaagaggcaggaGAGGGAGCTGCTGCACAtccaggaggagcaggagaggcaGCAGAGGAAGAAG agaattGAGGAGATCATGAAGAGAACAAGGAAGAGTGAAGTGGAGCCTCCATCTGCTGCTTCAG CGTCTGAGGGTCGAGCCGAAGCCGCCGTCGCCTCCGAGGACGACGCTCCGACTCCGGCCGAAGCTCCCGCCATCACGCTGGGACCCCTGGAGAGTAAGAGCTGCGTGGACGAGCTGTCTGACGGAGTCCAGTCCATGGACGTCAG TTCTCCATCTGTGTCCATCAGTCCGGTGTCCAGGGACGAGCAGGCGAGCGCTCAGGAGTTCTCGCCGGTCACCGAGGGAACGGACGGCTGCCCCCTGGAGCACCTGATGGACCTGGACGCCCCCGGGAGAGGGCAGCGGTCCGGAGCAGAGACGCCCCCTTACCCCAGGCTGCAGGCCGGCAGCGGGGTGGGAGACCTCAACAAGAACCTGCTGATCCAAGCGTACAACGCCGCCTCCGAGTCGTCCCAGCTCATCCACAGCATCGGGCCGAGCAAGCTGGACGTCCAGTAG
- the map7d2b gene encoding MAP7 domain-containing protein 2 isoform X5, which yields MKQSSQRERAIEVESVWQRERGEGGVSWTARWERERERESGRAREESVVPRGSGREEEQLLYYVSLSRRAPATASRRRNRRVLPGATEGRGCCGMQAVTMAQPSLSASPGVRRRSDGSVRECLFFPVSERNEQERLEALVRRRGGGAERRGGGGAGGGGGGGGEDQDHLDHRPKRWTWGGPPDGVEVADFLSPPTMDQPINKQLSNSSAALHSPERVSFVSQRIASPSNHRPYRSSSNRRSIAGFPEETSRARTPTGESPSTPVRSSSFRANSKGPATPKRVRSNRSRAQSPCSPGQYPPSPLRQRATTPDDRGHADPKGHGTLERKANKCEGSEKKIPKSTSRELNAESPGTPTGRSVGGTMDAEEASRLLAERRRLARIQKEQEERQRQEEERLRAEEEQRRLQEARERQERAARQAEEERARREEERRTKEEEERRQKEQRWKDMQDQLDREREEAFLRAQKEAERKRQERELLHIQEEQERQQRKKRIEEIMKRTRKSEVEPPSAASASEGRAEAAVASEDDAPTPAEAPAITLGPLESKSCVDELSDGVQSMDVSSPSVSISPVSRDEQASAQEFSPVTEGTDGCPLEHLMDLDAPGRGQRSGAETPPYPRLQAGSGVGDLNKNLLIQAYNAASESSQLIHSIGPSKLDVQ from the exons ATGAAACAGTCGTCACAGAGGGAGAGGGCGATCGAGGTAGAGAGTGtatggcagagagagagaggggagggaggggtgagTTGGACTGCgaggtgggagagagagagagagagagagagcggcaGAGCGAGGGAGGAATCGGTGGTACCTAGAGGGAGcggcagagaggaggagcagctgcTGTATTATGTATCACTGAGCCGTCGAGCGCCGGCGACCGCCAGCAGACGCCGAAACAGACGAGTGCTGCCGGGGGCGACGGAGGGGCGAGGCTGCTGCGGTATGCAGGCGGTTACCATGGCGCAGCCGTCTCTGAGCGCATCGCCCGGCGTCCGTCGCCGTAGCGATGGCTCGGTAAGAGAGTGTCTGTTCTTCCCTGTCTCCGAACGCAACGAGCAGGAGAGGCTGGAGGCCCTGGTTCGCCGGAGAGGAGGGGGCGCTgagagacgaggaggaggaggagcaggaggaggaggaggaggaggaggggaggaccAGGACCACCTGGATCACAGGCCCAAACGGTGGACGTGGGGAGGACCGCCTGATGGAGTGGAGG TCGCTGACTTCTTGTCTCCGCCCACGATGGATCAGCCAATCAACAAGCAGCTTTCCAACTCTTCAGCCGCCCTGCACTCGCCAGAGAGAG TGTCTTTTGTGTCCCAACGAATAGCTTCCCCCAGCAACCACAGACCGTACAGGAGTTCCTCCAACCGCAGGAGCATCGCTGGGTTCCCCGAAGAGACGTCCAGGGCCAGAACGCCCACG GGGGAGTCTCCCAGCACACCGGTCCGTAGTTCTTCCTTCAGGGCCAACAGCAAGGGCCCGGCCACACCCAAACG GGTGAGGTCCAACAGGAGTCGGGCCCAGTCTCCATGCTCGCCGGGTCAGTACCCTCCATCCCCGCTCCGGCAGAGAGCCACCACCCCCGACGACAGGGGCCACGCCGACCCCAAAGGACACGGCACCCTGGAGAGGAAAGCCAACAAATGTGAGGGCTCTGAGAAGAAGATCCCCAAATCCACCAGCAGAGAACTGAACGCAG AGTCTCCAGGAACGCCCACCGGCCGGAGCGTCGGCGGGACGATGGATGCCGAGGAGGCGTCCAGACTGCTGGCGGAGAGACGCCGTCTGGCCCGAATAcagaaggagcaggaggagaggcaacggcaggaggaggagag GCTGAGGGccgaggaggagcagaggaggctGCAGGAGGCCAGAGAGAGGCAGGAGAGGGCAGCtcgacaggccgaggaggagagAGCGAGacgagaggaggagaggaggaccaaggaggaggaggagagacggCAGAAGGAGCAGAGGTGGAAGGACATGCAGGACCAGCTGGACAGAGAG cgGGAGGAGGCCTTCCTGCGAGCCCAGAAGGAGgcggagaggaagaggcaggaGAGGGAGCTGCTGCACAtccaggaggagcaggagaggcaGCAGAGGAAGAAG agaattGAGGAGATCATGAAGAGAACAAGGAAGAGTGAAGTGGAGCCTCCATCTGCTGCTTCAG CGTCTGAGGGTCGAGCCGAAGCCGCCGTCGCCTCCGAGGACGACGCTCCGACTCCGGCCGAAGCTCCCGCCATCACGCTGGGACCCCTGGAGAGTAAGAGCTGCGTGGACGAGCTGTCTGACGGAGTCCAGTCCATGGACGTCAG TTCTCCATCTGTGTCCATCAGTCCGGTGTCCAGGGACGAGCAGGCGAGCGCTCAGGAGTTCTCGCCGGTCACCGAGGGAACGGACGGCTGCCCCCTGGAGCACCTGATGGACCTGGACGCCCCCGGGAGAGGGCAGCGGTCCGGAGCAGAGACGCCCCCTTACCCCAGGCTGCAGGCCGGCAGCGGGGTGGGAGACCTCAACAAGAACCTGCTGATCCAAGCGTACAACGCCGCCTCCGAGTCGTCCCAGCTCATCCACAGCATCGGGCCGAGCAAGCTGGACGTCCAGTAG
- the map7d2b gene encoding MAP7 domain-containing protein 2 isoform X9 has product MEKGVEAAMQEQLSALSPNLLMVTGDKPAGKPSTGNPKTPPCHAIGSAQPNELPAASSASQSRNVADFLSPPTMDQPINKQLSNSSAALHSPERVSFVSQRIASPSNHRPYRSSSNRRSIAGFPEETSRARTPTGESPSTPVRSSSFRANSKGPATPKRVRSNRSRAQSPCSPGQYPPSPLRQRATTPDDRGHADPKGHGTLERKANKCEGSEKKIPKSTSRELNAESPGTPTGRSVGGTMDAEEASRLLAERRRLARIQKEQEERQRQEEERLRAEEEQRRLQEARERQERAARQAEEERARREEERRTKEEEERRQKEQRWKDMQDQLDREREEAFLRAQKEAERKRQERELLHIQEEQERQQRKKRIEEIMKRTRKSEVEPPSAASASEGRAEAAVASEDDAPTPAEAPAITLGPLESKSCVDELSDGVQSMDVSSPSVSISPVSRDEQASAQEFSPVTEGTDGCPLEHLMDLDAPGRGQRSGAETPPYPRLQAGSGVGDLNKNLLIQAYNAASESSQLIHSIGPSKLDVQ; this is encoded by the exons ATGGAAAAGGGTGTGGAGGCTGCAATGCAGGAGCAGCTCAGCGCTTTGTCTCCGAACCTGCTCATGGTGACAGGAGACAAACCGGCTGGGAAACCAtccacag GTAACCCTAAGACCCCGCCCTGCCATGCCATTGGCTCCGCTCAGCCCAATGAGCTTCCTGCTGCTTCCAGTGCCAGCCAATCCCGTAACG TCGCTGACTTCTTGTCTCCGCCCACGATGGATCAGCCAATCAACAAGCAGCTTTCCAACTCTTCAGCCGCCCTGCACTCGCCAGAGAGAG TGTCTTTTGTGTCCCAACGAATAGCTTCCCCCAGCAACCACAGACCGTACAGGAGTTCCTCCAACCGCAGGAGCATCGCTGGGTTCCCCGAAGAGACGTCCAGGGCCAGAACGCCCACG GGGGAGTCTCCCAGCACACCGGTCCGTAGTTCTTCCTTCAGGGCCAACAGCAAGGGCCCGGCCACACCCAAACG GGTGAGGTCCAACAGGAGTCGGGCCCAGTCTCCATGCTCGCCGGGTCAGTACCCTCCATCCCCGCTCCGGCAGAGAGCCACCACCCCCGACGACAGGGGCCACGCCGACCCCAAAGGACACGGCACCCTGGAGAGGAAAGCCAACAAATGTGAGGGCTCTGAGAAGAAGATCCCCAAATCCACCAGCAGAGAACTGAACGCAG AGTCTCCAGGAACGCCCACCGGCCGGAGCGTCGGCGGGACGATGGATGCCGAGGAGGCGTCCAGACTGCTGGCGGAGAGACGCCGTCTGGCCCGAATAcagaaggagcaggaggagaggcaacggcaggaggaggagag GCTGAGGGccgaggaggagcagaggaggctGCAGGAGGCCAGAGAGAGGCAGGAGAGGGCAGCtcgacaggccgaggaggagagAGCGAGacgagaggaggagaggaggaccaaggaggaggaggagagacggCAGAAGGAGCAGAGGTGGAAGGACATGCAGGACCAGCTGGACAGAGAG cgGGAGGAGGCCTTCCTGCGAGCCCAGAAGGAGgcggagaggaagaggcaggaGAGGGAGCTGCTGCACAtccaggaggagcaggagaggcaGCAGAGGAAGAAG agaattGAGGAGATCATGAAGAGAACAAGGAAGAGTGAAGTGGAGCCTCCATCTGCTGCTTCAG CGTCTGAGGGTCGAGCCGAAGCCGCCGTCGCCTCCGAGGACGACGCTCCGACTCCGGCCGAAGCTCCCGCCATCACGCTGGGACCCCTGGAGAGTAAGAGCTGCGTGGACGAGCTGTCTGACGGAGTCCAGTCCATGGACGTCAG TTCTCCATCTGTGTCCATCAGTCCGGTGTCCAGGGACGAGCAGGCGAGCGCTCAGGAGTTCTCGCCGGTCACCGAGGGAACGGACGGCTGCCCCCTGGAGCACCTGATGGACCTGGACGCCCCCGGGAGAGGGCAGCGGTCCGGAGCAGAGACGCCCCCTTACCCCAGGCTGCAGGCCGGCAGCGGGGTGGGAGACCTCAACAAGAACCTGCTGATCCAAGCGTACAACGCCGCCTCCGAGTCGTCCCAGCTCATCCACAGCATCGGGCCGAGCAAGCTGGACGTCCAGTAG
- the map7d2b gene encoding MAP7 domain-containing protein 2 isoform X3 → MKQSSQRERAIEVESVWQRERGEGGVSWTARWERERERESGRAREESVVPRGSGREEEQLLYYVSLSRRAPATASRRRNRRVLPGATEGRGCCGMQAVTMAQPSLSASPGVRRRSDGSVRECLFFPVSERNEQERLEALVRRRGGGAERRGGGGAGGGGGGGGEDQDHLDHRPKRWTWGGPPDGVEGNPKTPPCHAIGSAQPNELPAASSASQSRNVADFLSPPTMDQPINKQLSNSSAALHSPERASPSNHRPYRSSSNRRSIAGFPEETSRARTPTGESPSTPVRSSSFRANSKGPATPKRVRSNRSRAQSPCSPGQYPPSPLRQRATTPDDRGHADPKGHGTLERKANKCEGSEKKIPKSTSRELNAESPGTPTGRSVGGTMDAEEASRLLAERRRLARIQKEQEERQRQEEERLRAEEEQRRLQEARERQERAARQAEEERARREEERRTKEEEERRQKEQRWKDMQDQLDREREEAFLRAQKEAERKRQERELLHIQEEQERQQRKKRIEEIMKRTRKSEVEPPSAASASEGRAEAAVASEDDAPTPAEAPAITLGPLESKSCVDELSDGVQSMDVSSPSVSISPVSRDEQASAQEFSPVTEGTDGCPLEHLMDLDAPGRGQRSGAETPPYPRLQAGSGVGDLNKNLLIQAYNAASESSQLIHSIGPSKLDVQ, encoded by the exons ATGAAACAGTCGTCACAGAGGGAGAGGGCGATCGAGGTAGAGAGTGtatggcagagagagagaggggagggaggggtgagTTGGACTGCgaggtgggagagagagagagagagagagagcggcaGAGCGAGGGAGGAATCGGTGGTACCTAGAGGGAGcggcagagaggaggagcagctgcTGTATTATGTATCACTGAGCCGTCGAGCGCCGGCGACCGCCAGCAGACGCCGAAACAGACGAGTGCTGCCGGGGGCGACGGAGGGGCGAGGCTGCTGCGGTATGCAGGCGGTTACCATGGCGCAGCCGTCTCTGAGCGCATCGCCCGGCGTCCGTCGCCGTAGCGATGGCTCGGTAAGAGAGTGTCTGTTCTTCCCTGTCTCCGAACGCAACGAGCAGGAGAGGCTGGAGGCCCTGGTTCGCCGGAGAGGAGGGGGCGCTgagagacgaggaggaggaggagcaggaggaggaggaggaggaggaggggaggaccAGGACCACCTGGATCACAGGCCCAAACGGTGGACGTGGGGAGGACCGCCTGATGGAGTGGAGG GTAACCCTAAGACCCCGCCCTGCCATGCCATTGGCTCCGCTCAGCCCAATGAGCTTCCTGCTGCTTCCAGTGCCAGCCAATCCCGTAACG TCGCTGACTTCTTGTCTCCGCCCACGATGGATCAGCCAATCAACAAGCAGCTTTCCAACTCTTCAGCCGCCCTGCACTCGCCAGAGAGAG CTTCCCCCAGCAACCACAGACCGTACAGGAGTTCCTCCAACCGCAGGAGCATCGCTGGGTTCCCCGAAGAGACGTCCAGGGCCAGAACGCCCACG GGGGAGTCTCCCAGCACACCGGTCCGTAGTTCTTCCTTCAGGGCCAACAGCAAGGGCCCGGCCACACCCAAACG GGTGAGGTCCAACAGGAGTCGGGCCCAGTCTCCATGCTCGCCGGGTCAGTACCCTCCATCCCCGCTCCGGCAGAGAGCCACCACCCCCGACGACAGGGGCCACGCCGACCCCAAAGGACACGGCACCCTGGAGAGGAAAGCCAACAAATGTGAGGGCTCTGAGAAGAAGATCCCCAAATCCACCAGCAGAGAACTGAACGCAG AGTCTCCAGGAACGCCCACCGGCCGGAGCGTCGGCGGGACGATGGATGCCGAGGAGGCGTCCAGACTGCTGGCGGAGAGACGCCGTCTGGCCCGAATAcagaaggagcaggaggagaggcaacggcaggaggaggagag GCTGAGGGccgaggaggagcagaggaggctGCAGGAGGCCAGAGAGAGGCAGGAGAGGGCAGCtcgacaggccgaggaggagagAGCGAGacgagaggaggagaggaggaccaaggaggaggaggagagacggCAGAAGGAGCAGAGGTGGAAGGACATGCAGGACCAGCTGGACAGAGAG cgGGAGGAGGCCTTCCTGCGAGCCCAGAAGGAGgcggagaggaagaggcaggaGAGGGAGCTGCTGCACAtccaggaggagcaggagaggcaGCAGAGGAAGAAG agaattGAGGAGATCATGAAGAGAACAAGGAAGAGTGAAGTGGAGCCTCCATCTGCTGCTTCAG CGTCTGAGGGTCGAGCCGAAGCCGCCGTCGCCTCCGAGGACGACGCTCCGACTCCGGCCGAAGCTCCCGCCATCACGCTGGGACCCCTGGAGAGTAAGAGCTGCGTGGACGAGCTGTCTGACGGAGTCCAGTCCATGGACGTCAG TTCTCCATCTGTGTCCATCAGTCCGGTGTCCAGGGACGAGCAGGCGAGCGCTCAGGAGTTCTCGCCGGTCACCGAGGGAACGGACGGCTGCCCCCTGGAGCACCTGATGGACCTGGACGCCCCCGGGAGAGGGCAGCGGTCCGGAGCAGAGACGCCCCCTTACCCCAGGCTGCAGGCCGGCAGCGGGGTGGGAGACCTCAACAAGAACCTGCTGATCCAAGCGTACAACGCCGCCTCCGAGTCGTCCCAGCTCATCCACAGCATCGGGCCGAGCAAGCTGGACGTCCAGTAG